Proteins encoded together in one Eublepharis macularius isolate TG4126 chromosome 2, MPM_Emac_v1.0, whole genome shotgun sequence window:
- the TNFAIP2 gene encoding tumor necrosis factor alpha-induced protein 2 isoform X2 — translation MKTRNHREAPALGSCPSEINGKGTSEPAKNKLKGIRGKLVGIFHVPDGRPEKTPKNKDCKQEESKPITVDKIRELIDDKRLFEAGQHLLMLEKEPYDETSEERKGVDQSEIKELYDFLKHEALGIIKTSIRIALTNPELLQNTVRAIAEQVKEDERDALEKVPGKVLSSRPRKWKEDWKKTIQECVADRMQVPSFDGVEGLSAAAHSFLHMGKTMKDDLITVVQHIKPHYSKDFHVCCIYAECYYQCFSSQLEAIAQFELGSRDNTLLLTWVQNIYPNEIKKHPVLEKELEEANLGSLLPSRQIKHLEETYLINESESLKRCLARCLEMEVTRWTQGREPEKLDGHFHSELPIDAIQAVYGGQKRAKDITPDLGKQISPLLLAEFLTFLQSYKKELERFIKENRQHRYFEANVIANINNCLSFRTHTEDSTTPGLEDVKQQIFTVLSDIQSAGFDVLLQGLFQELQPLFKKFTQKTWLSCTDIMNEILASTSHHLSTFQTLKESFRQAIMEKIHLHLVREHISRLVKKKVSLKSAEQQNNLSKVIQNNASILHTFCTENGSKAKWLAPVLPSLAEIIKLQDTNAIMVEVGGLASKYPDISKKHLAAILYFKGNLSSSDSKSILSVLDIRLSVVLPPTPLFSTIKPS, via the exons ATGAAAACTCGGAACCACAGAGAGGCTCCTGCCCTAGGAAGCTGTCCCTCAGAAATCAATGGGAAAGGCACCTCAGAGCCTGCGAAAAACAAACTTAAAGGAATCCGAGGGAAATTAGTTGGTATCTTTCACGTTCCAGATGGAAGACCTGAAAAAACACCTAAAAATAAAGACTGTAAACAGGAAGAAAGCAAACCTATCACAG TTGACAAAATCAGAGAGCTCATTGATGACAAAAGGTTATTTGAAGCCGGTCAACATCTCCTTATGCTAGAGAAGGAGCCTTACGACGAGACGagtgaagaaagaaaaggggtagaTCAGAGTGAGATCAAAGAACTGTATGACTTTTTGAAGCACGAGGCCCTTGGCATCATAAAGACTTCTATCCGAATAGCACTCACTAATCCAGAGTTACTTCAGAACACTGTGAGAGCAATCGCAGAGCAAGTGAAGGAGGACGAGAGAGACGCCTTAGAAAAGGTACCGGGGAAAGTTCTGAGTTCCCGGCCCAGAAAATGGAAGGAGGACTGGAAGAAAACAATCCAAGAGTGTGTTGCTGACCGAATGCAAGTGCCTTCTTTCGATGGTGTCGAAGGCCTCTCTGCAGCTGCTCACAGCTTCCTGCACATGGGAAAGACGATGAAAGACGATCTCATCACGGTGGTGCAACATATTAAGCCGCATTACTCCAAGGACTTTCACGTGTGCTGCATTTATGCGGAGTGTTACTACCAGTGTTTCTCCTCCCAGCTGGAGGCAATTGCTCAGTTTGAACTGGGCAGCAGGGACAACACCCTCCTGCTCACCTGGGTGCAGAACATTTATCCAAA CGAAATCAAAAAACATCCTGTTTTAGAGAAAGAGCTGGAAGAAGCCAACCTAGGAAGCCTTTTGCCATCAAGACAGATCAAGCATCTTGAAGAGACTTACCTAATCAATGAGTCG GAGTCTCTTAAGCGCTGCCTGGCCAGATGCTTGGAAATGGAAGTCACAAGGTGGACACAAGGCAGGGAGCCAGAGAAACTGGATGGTCATTTTCACAGTGAGCTGCCAATAGATGCCATCCAG GCTGTGTACGGAGGACAAAAGCGAGCAAAGGACATTACACCAGACCTGGGCAAACAGATCTCACCACTGCTTTTGGCGGAGTTCTTGACCTTTCTGCAAAG CTACAAGAAGGAACTGGAACGCTTCAttaaggagaacagacagcaccGATATTTTGAGGCAAATGTCATTGCAAATATTAACAACTGTTTGAGTTTTCG aacccacactgaagatagcacGACACCAGGTCTGGAGGATGTCAAGCAACAGATTTTTACTGTACTTAGTGACATTCAAAGCGCAGGCTTCGATGTGCTGCTTCAGGGCTTGTTTCAGGAATTGCAG CCTCTTTTTAAGAAATTTACCCAGAAGACGTGGCTCTCCTGCACTGACATTATGAATGAAATCCTAGCCTCCACCAGCCACCACTTGTCAACATTCCAGACCCTTAAAGAGTCTTTTCGACAG GCCATCATGGAGAAAATTCACCTCCACTTGGTCCGTGAACACATTTCCCGGCTTGTAAAGAAGAAAGTCAGCTTGAAATCTGCAGAACAGCAAAACAATTTGTCGAAGGTCATCCAAAACAATGCCTCCATATTGCACACTTTTTGCACAGAAAAT GGATCAAAGGCCAAATGGCTAGCCCCCGTGCTCCCAAGCCTGGCTGAAATCATCAAGCTTCAAGATACAAATGCCATCATGGTCGAAGTTGGTGGGCTTGCCAGTAAATACCCCGATATCAG CAAGAAGCATCTGGCAGCCATCTTGTACTTCAAGGGCAACTTATCCAGCAGCGACAGCAAAAGCATCTTGAGTGTGCTGGACATCCGCTTGAGTGTAGTGCTCCCTCCCACACCCTTGTTCTCAACCATCAAGCCTTCCTAG
- the TNFAIP2 gene encoding tumor necrosis factor alpha-induced protein 2 isoform X1 has translation MIKAIPFFHRSPIKQSPGNNDCGTESKTAPKPSTSSESESDTVSIESSAEEAPPKDDMKTRNHREAPALGSCPSEINGKGTSEPAKNKLKGIRGKLVGIFHVPDGRPEKTPKNKDCKQEESKPITVDKIRELIDDKRLFEAGQHLLMLEKEPYDETSEERKGVDQSEIKELYDFLKHEALGIIKTSIRIALTNPELLQNTVRAIAEQVKEDERDALEKVPGKVLSSRPRKWKEDWKKTIQECVADRMQVPSFDGVEGLSAAAHSFLHMGKTMKDDLITVVQHIKPHYSKDFHVCCIYAECYYQCFSSQLEAIAQFELGSRDNTLLLTWVQNIYPNEIKKHPVLEKELEEANLGSLLPSRQIKHLEETYLINESESLKRCLARCLEMEVTRWTQGREPEKLDGHFHSELPIDAIQAVYGGQKRAKDITPDLGKQISPLLLAEFLTFLQSYKKELERFIKENRQHRYFEANVIANINNCLSFRTHTEDSTTPGLEDVKQQIFTVLSDIQSAGFDVLLQGLFQELQPLFKKFTQKTWLSCTDIMNEILASTSHHLSTFQTLKESFRQAIMEKIHLHLVREHISRLVKKKVSLKSAEQQNNLSKVIQNNASILHTFCTENGSKAKWLAPVLPSLAEIIKLQDTNAIMVEVGGLASKYPDISKKHLAAILYFKGNLSSSDSKSILSVLDIRLSVVLPPTPLFSTIKPS, from the exons ATGATAAAAGCGATTCCCTTTTTCCACAGAAGTCCTATCAAACAGAGCCCAGGCAATAACGATTGTGGGACGGAAAGCAAGACTGCCCCGAAGCCCTCAACATCCTCTGAGTCCGAATCTGACACCGTGTCAATCGAATCATCGGCAGAAGAGGCTCCACCCAAAGACGACATGAAAACTCGGAACCACAGAGAGGCTCCTGCCCTAGGAAGCTGTCCCTCAGAAATCAATGGGAAAGGCACCTCAGAGCCTGCGAAAAACAAACTTAAAGGAATCCGAGGGAAATTAGTTGGTATCTTTCACGTTCCAGATGGAAGACCTGAAAAAACACCTAAAAATAAAGACTGTAAACAGGAAGAAAGCAAACCTATCACAG TTGACAAAATCAGAGAGCTCATTGATGACAAAAGGTTATTTGAAGCCGGTCAACATCTCCTTATGCTAGAGAAGGAGCCTTACGACGAGACGagtgaagaaagaaaaggggtagaTCAGAGTGAGATCAAAGAACTGTATGACTTTTTGAAGCACGAGGCCCTTGGCATCATAAAGACTTCTATCCGAATAGCACTCACTAATCCAGAGTTACTTCAGAACACTGTGAGAGCAATCGCAGAGCAAGTGAAGGAGGACGAGAGAGACGCCTTAGAAAAGGTACCGGGGAAAGTTCTGAGTTCCCGGCCCAGAAAATGGAAGGAGGACTGGAAGAAAACAATCCAAGAGTGTGTTGCTGACCGAATGCAAGTGCCTTCTTTCGATGGTGTCGAAGGCCTCTCTGCAGCTGCTCACAGCTTCCTGCACATGGGAAAGACGATGAAAGACGATCTCATCACGGTGGTGCAACATATTAAGCCGCATTACTCCAAGGACTTTCACGTGTGCTGCATTTATGCGGAGTGTTACTACCAGTGTTTCTCCTCCCAGCTGGAGGCAATTGCTCAGTTTGAACTGGGCAGCAGGGACAACACCCTCCTGCTCACCTGGGTGCAGAACATTTATCCAAA CGAAATCAAAAAACATCCTGTTTTAGAGAAAGAGCTGGAAGAAGCCAACCTAGGAAGCCTTTTGCCATCAAGACAGATCAAGCATCTTGAAGAGACTTACCTAATCAATGAGTCG GAGTCTCTTAAGCGCTGCCTGGCCAGATGCTTGGAAATGGAAGTCACAAGGTGGACACAAGGCAGGGAGCCAGAGAAACTGGATGGTCATTTTCACAGTGAGCTGCCAATAGATGCCATCCAG GCTGTGTACGGAGGACAAAAGCGAGCAAAGGACATTACACCAGACCTGGGCAAACAGATCTCACCACTGCTTTTGGCGGAGTTCTTGACCTTTCTGCAAAG CTACAAGAAGGAACTGGAACGCTTCAttaaggagaacagacagcaccGATATTTTGAGGCAAATGTCATTGCAAATATTAACAACTGTTTGAGTTTTCG aacccacactgaagatagcacGACACCAGGTCTGGAGGATGTCAAGCAACAGATTTTTACTGTACTTAGTGACATTCAAAGCGCAGGCTTCGATGTGCTGCTTCAGGGCTTGTTTCAGGAATTGCAG CCTCTTTTTAAGAAATTTACCCAGAAGACGTGGCTCTCCTGCACTGACATTATGAATGAAATCCTAGCCTCCACCAGCCACCACTTGTCAACATTCCAGACCCTTAAAGAGTCTTTTCGACAG GCCATCATGGAGAAAATTCACCTCCACTTGGTCCGTGAACACATTTCCCGGCTTGTAAAGAAGAAAGTCAGCTTGAAATCTGCAGAACAGCAAAACAATTTGTCGAAGGTCATCCAAAACAATGCCTCCATATTGCACACTTTTTGCACAGAAAAT GGATCAAAGGCCAAATGGCTAGCCCCCGTGCTCCCAAGCCTGGCTGAAATCATCAAGCTTCAAGATACAAATGCCATCATGGTCGAAGTTGGTGGGCTTGCCAGTAAATACCCCGATATCAG CAAGAAGCATCTGGCAGCCATCTTGTACTTCAAGGGCAACTTATCCAGCAGCGACAGCAAAAGCATCTTGAGTGTGCTGGACATCCGCTTGAGTGTAGTGCTCCCTCCCACACCCTTGTTCTCAACCATCAAGCCTTCCTAG